From Haloglomus litoreum, the proteins below share one genomic window:
- a CDS encoding type IV pilin N-terminal domain-containing protein — MEFTHLVRDDEAVSPVIGVILMVAITVILAAVIGTFVLGLGDELSATSPQATFTFDFEEASSPTTDCSIASATSGANGKLTVTHDGGETIPATQLSVTAGGTKTVLTSCGFGSGSDVSSGSTFTTEVNSADTVRVVWESSNGGDTATLGKWTGPDA, encoded by the coding sequence ATGGAGTTCACACATCTGGTGCGGGATGACGAGGCGGTCTCGCCGGTCATCGGCGTCATCCTGATGGTCGCGATCACCGTGATTCTGGCCGCGGTCATCGGGACCTTCGTGCTCGGGCTGGGTGACGAGCTCTCCGCCACTTCTCCGCAGGCGACCTTCACGTTTGATTTCGAAGAGGCGTCTAGTCCGACGACGGACTGTAGCATTGCCTCGGCGACTAGCGGAGCCAACGGAAAGCTAACCGTGACACACGACGGGGGAGAGACTATCCCTGCCACTCAGCTCTCGGTGACTGCCGGCGGCACGAAGACTGTTCTCACCTCCTGCGGATTCGGGTCTGGATCGGATGTCTCGTCTGGCTCGACGTTCACTACGGAGGTCAACTCCGCCGACACTGTCCGTGTCGTCTGGGAGTCCTCGAACGGCGGTGACACGGCAACCCTCGGTAAGTGGACCGGACCGGACGCCTGA
- a CDS encoding ester cyclase: MDASTTADTTVIERLTEAWNAHDREAMAELYADELAVPNAEPGTRSREAQLDAEMAFFESFPDATATIEDLFAEPDGDRVFVRWHVTATHDGNYAGIEPTGNSLSYEEWALYDIEDGQITGVRATRDSLELLEQLDALSWSPEAGEGSW; encoded by the coding sequence ATGGACGCATCTACGACGGCGGACACGACGGTCATCGAACGGCTCACCGAGGCCTGGAACGCCCACGACCGCGAGGCGATGGCGGAGCTGTACGCCGACGAACTCGCGGTCCCGAACGCCGAGCCCGGCACCCGCTCGCGCGAAGCCCAGCTCGACGCCGAGATGGCCTTCTTCGAGTCGTTCCCGGACGCCACGGCGACCATCGAGGACCTGTTCGCCGAACCGGACGGCGACCGGGTGTTCGTCCGCTGGCACGTCACCGCCACCCACGACGGCAACTACGCGGGCATCGAGCCGACGGGCAACAGCCTCTCCTACGAGGAGTGGGCGCTCTATGACATCGAAGACGGCCAGATCACTGGCGTCCGCGCTACCCGCGACTCGCTGGAGCTGCTCGAACAGCTCGATGCCCTCTCCTGGTCGCCCGAGGCGGGCGAGGGGAGCTGGTAG
- a CDS encoding DUF7345 domain-containing protein, producing MRRDWRAVLAACMLLSASLAAVPAGAVHDTDRQFTVDLAENGTATVTFERRYNLSVAAERDRFRTLANNTTALEQRRAAFGAQLRAEAANGSQRTAREMRIENVTVASREVNGTGVVEYRARWVALAGIYGAQVVVNEPFSTSFDPNATLVVRGPDGYVREQVSPPPAIARANVAFWGADTDLDGFSARFVDPDATTAGGDDDGDGDGESTPPPEPSGVGRVVGAAGFALVPALLVLLGARRRDLLEDPGSGADGDGASRAGAESERGDGASGGDGSGDDADSERGG from the coding sequence ATGAGGAGGGACTGGCGTGCGGTCCTGGCCGCGTGCATGCTCCTGAGCGCGAGTCTGGCTGCCGTGCCCGCCGGCGCGGTCCACGACACGGACCGGCAGTTCACCGTGGACCTCGCCGAGAACGGCACCGCGACGGTCACGTTCGAGCGCCGGTACAACCTCTCGGTGGCGGCCGAGCGGGACCGGTTCCGGACGCTCGCGAACAACACGACGGCGCTGGAGCAGCGGCGGGCGGCGTTCGGCGCCCAGCTGCGCGCCGAGGCCGCCAACGGGAGCCAGCGGACCGCCCGCGAGATGCGCATCGAGAACGTCACCGTCGCGAGCCGCGAGGTGAACGGCACCGGCGTCGTCGAGTACCGCGCGCGCTGGGTCGCACTCGCCGGGATCTACGGCGCGCAGGTGGTCGTCAACGAGCCGTTCTCGACGAGCTTCGACCCGAACGCGACGCTCGTGGTGCGAGGGCCGGACGGCTACGTTCGCGAGCAGGTGAGCCCCCCGCCCGCCATCGCCCGCGCCAACGTCGCGTTCTGGGGTGCCGACACGGACCTCGATGGGTTCTCCGCGCGGTTCGTCGACCCCGACGCGACCACCGCCGGCGGGGACGACGATGGCGACGGTGACGGCGAGTCGACGCCGCCGCCGGAACCCAGCGGCGTCGGCCGGGTCGTCGGGGCGGCCGGGTTCGCGCTGGTGCCGGCGCTGCTCGTCCTCCTCGGGGCGCGGCGGCGCGACCTGCTCGAAGACCCCGGGAGCGGTGCCGACGGGGACGGGGCCAGTCGCGCCGGGGCGGAGAGCGAGCGCGGCGACGGGGCCAGCGGAGGCGACGGGAGTGGCGACGACGCCGACAGCGAGCGCGGCGGGTAG
- a CDS encoding elongation factor EF-2 has translation MGRRKKIVQECEKLMDKPEQIRNIAIAAHVDHGKTTLTDNLLAGAGMIGQESAGQQLAMDTEEDEQERGITIDAANVSMTHEYEGSNHLINLIDTPGHVDFGGDVTRAMRAVDGALVVVDAVEGAMPQTETVLRQALREGVKPALFINKVDRLISELQEGPEEMQQRLQKVIRDVNELIRGMTEEMDDIDDWTVSIQDGTVGMGSALYKWGISMPSMQRTGMDFGDIIDMERADKRQELHEQTPLSNVVLDMVCEHFPDPIEAQPRRIPRVWRGDDQSEIAEQMRLVDDDGEVVLMVTDIGIDPHAGEIAAGRVFSGTIEKGQELYVSGTAGKNRVQSVGIYMGGEREEVEHVPAGNIAAVTGLKDAIAGSTVSSIEMTPFESIEHISEPVITKSVEAKNMDDLPKLIETLRQVSKEDPTIRIEINEDTGEHLISGQGELHLEVITQRIERNQGIPVTTGEPIVVYREAPTGATEQVEGISPNRHNRFYVTLEPLDQDIIDVLKKGEATMDMPELERREALQEAGMDKDTSQNVEHIFKSNIFIDDTKGVQQLNETMELVLEGFEEALEDGPLAAEPVEGAMIRLHDARLHEDAIHRGPAQVIPAVRDAVHRALIHARVKLLEPIQNVRIDVPNEHMGAASGEIQGRRGRVDDMYQEGDLMVVEGIAPVDEMIGFSSDIRSATEGRASWNTENAGFRVLADNLQPEIIQEIRERKGMKTELPEGVDYF, from the coding sequence ATGGGCCGACGCAAGAAGATCGTACAGGAGTGCGAGAAACTGATGGACAAGCCGGAGCAGATCCGGAACATCGCCATCGCCGCACACGTCGATCACGGCAAGACAACGCTGACTGACAACCTTCTCGCGGGCGCCGGGATGATCGGCCAGGAGAGCGCCGGCCAGCAGCTCGCGATGGACACCGAGGAGGACGAGCAGGAGCGCGGCATCACCATCGACGCGGCCAACGTCTCGATGACCCACGAGTACGAGGGCTCCAACCACCTCATCAACCTCATCGACACGCCGGGCCACGTCGACTTCGGCGGCGACGTGACCCGTGCGATGCGTGCCGTCGACGGCGCGCTCGTCGTCGTGGACGCCGTCGAGGGCGCGATGCCCCAGACGGAGACGGTCCTGCGCCAGGCGCTCCGCGAGGGCGTCAAGCCCGCGCTGTTCATCAACAAGGTCGACCGTCTCATCTCCGAGCTCCAGGAGGGCCCGGAGGAGATGCAGCAGCGCCTCCAGAAGGTCATCCGCGACGTGAACGAGCTCATCCGCGGGATGACCGAGGAGATGGACGACATCGACGACTGGACGGTCTCCATCCAGGACGGCACCGTCGGCATGGGGTCGGCCCTGTACAAGTGGGGCATCTCGATGCCGTCGATGCAGCGGACGGGGATGGACTTCGGCGACATCATCGACATGGAGCGCGCCGACAAGCGCCAGGAGCTCCACGAGCAGACGCCGCTCTCGAACGTCGTCCTCGACATGGTCTGTGAGCACTTCCCGGACCCCATCGAGGCCCAGCCCCGCCGTATCCCGCGGGTCTGGCGTGGCGACGACCAGTCCGAGATCGCCGAGCAGATGCGCCTCGTCGACGACGATGGCGAGGTCGTCCTGATGGTGACCGACATCGGCATCGACCCCCACGCCGGCGAAATCGCCGCGGGCCGTGTCTTCTCGGGCACCATCGAGAAGGGTCAGGAGCTGTACGTCTCCGGGACCGCGGGCAAGAACCGCGTCCAGAGCGTCGGTATCTACATGGGCGGCGAGCGCGAGGAGGTCGAGCACGTCCCCGCCGGGAACATCGCCGCCGTCACCGGTCTGAAGGACGCCATCGCCGGGTCGACCGTCTCCTCCATCGAGATGACCCCGTTCGAGTCCATCGAGCACATCTCGGAGCCGGTCATCACGAAGTCCGTCGAGGCGAAGAACATGGACGACCTGCCGAAGCTCATCGAGACGCTCCGCCAGGTCTCGAAGGAGGACCCCACCATCCGCATCGAGATCAACGAGGACACCGGCGAGCACCTCATCTCCGGGCAGGGTGAGCTCCACCTCGAGGTCATCACCCAGCGCATCGAGCGAAACCAGGGGATCCCGGTCACGACCGGTGAGCCCATCGTCGTCTACCGCGAGGCGCCGACGGGCGCGACCGAGCAGGTCGAGGGCATCTCGCCGAACCGCCACAACCGCTTCTACGTCACGCTGGAGCCGCTCGACCAGGACATCATCGACGTGCTGAAGAAGGGCGAGGCGACGATGGACATGCCCGAGCTGGAGCGCCGTGAGGCACTCCAGGAGGCCGGCATGGACAAGGACACCTCCCAGAACGTCGAGCACATCTTCAAGTCCAACATCTTCATCGACGACACGAAGGGTGTCCAGCAGCTGAACGAGACGATGGAGCTCGTCCTCGAGGGCTTCGAGGAGGCGCTGGAGGACGGCCCGCTGGCCGCCGAGCCCGTCGAGGGCGCGATGATCCGCCTCCACGACGCCCGGCTCCACGAGGACGCCATCCACCGTGGCCCCGCGCAGGTCATCCCGGCCGTCCGGGACGCAGTCCACCGCGCGCTCATCCACGCCCGCGTCAAGCTCCTCGAGCCCATCCAGAACGTCCGCATCGACGTGCCCAACGAGCACATGGGTGCCGCCTCCGGCGAGATCCAGGGGCGCCGTGGCCGCGTCGACGACATGTACCAGGAGGGTGACCTCATGGTCGTCGAGGGCATCGCGCCGGTCGACGAGATGATCGGCTTCTCCTCGGACATCCGCTCGGCGACGGAGGGGCGTGCCTCCTGGAACACGGAGAACGCCGGCTTCCGCGTCCTCGCGGACAACCTCCAGCCGGAGATCATCCAGGAGATCCGCGAGCGCAAGGGCATGAAGACGGAGCTGCCCGAGGGCGTCGACTACTTCTAA
- a CDS encoding DUF5781 family protein, with the protein MDLRVQGRGPADPFLSARDLFETEHDLDWPVEVEVRPDPDERTLTGHYDGERHVLVMSEQAARGAMARELALHEFSHMLRYEQQHPSHTQPMEEALFLALAGRSVERRKLTHCYQIANHMKDIYADDITLDVAPADKLVSFLESSLATAVADRPAEAGDRGGWRPDGSAAAAPGSAGTTRDGGGWQRLTPAADPEITAVNAAFALALCERHDLLSTDHRLYDLAEAAAADAPEVSLSAFKTHFRTLAADTDDSEYRKALVDITREYAGGSGPAAD; encoded by the coding sequence ATGGACCTACGCGTGCAGGGTCGTGGACCGGCCGACCCCTTCCTCTCGGCCCGCGACCTCTTCGAGACGGAACACGACCTCGACTGGCCGGTTGAGGTCGAGGTCCGACCCGACCCGGACGAGCGGACGCTCACCGGCCACTACGACGGCGAACGACACGTCCTCGTGATGAGCGAGCAGGCCGCCCGCGGGGCGATGGCCCGGGAGCTCGCCCTCCACGAGTTCTCCCATATGCTCCGCTACGAGCAACAGCACCCCTCGCACACGCAGCCGATGGAGGAGGCGCTGTTCCTCGCGCTGGCTGGGCGCTCCGTCGAACGGCGGAAGCTCACCCACTGCTACCAGATCGCGAACCACATGAAGGACATCTACGCCGACGACATCACACTGGACGTCGCGCCGGCCGATAAACTGGTGTCGTTCCTCGAATCCTCGCTCGCGACCGCCGTCGCCGACCGCCCGGCCGAGGCTGGCGACCGCGGCGGCTGGCGACCGGACGGTTCGGCGGCTGCGGCACCCGGGTCCGCGGGGACGACCCGCGACGGCGGCGGCTGGCAGCGGCTCACCCCAGCGGCCGACCCGGAGATCACGGCGGTCAACGCCGCGTTCGCGCTCGCGCTCTGCGAGCGCCACGACCTCCTCTCGACGGACCACCGGCTCTACGACCTCGCCGAGGCGGCCGCCGCCGACGCCCCGGAGGTGTCGCTCTCGGCGTTCAAGACCCACTTCCGCACGCTCGCCGCCGATACCGACGACTCCGAGTACCGGAAGGCGCTGGTCGACATCACCCGCGAGTACGCCGGCGGCTCGGGTCCGGCGGCCGACTGA
- a CDS encoding J domain-containing protein produces the protein MDTGWLLVGVAGITGGLALVLVGAGVATTPLLLPVGLCFGLVAYLAWAAGSSRVVSTVYEEVGDPGREAAADSRTGRPEDRADPDGNWRGTAADGGTDAATGGSASDCFDGPGGPDTSPGPGTRTGLGPDGERIWDARERDRVGGWDDWDADWEWADRHWRSFQREYGDADWTESEGRRRSGASSTGDEQGQRRGADRRGRTRQRSRTGGQRGEERHRDRGRRSRRTGPSQRRRARRERRGDQRARRARELLDVPADADAETIRRAYRDRVKEVHPDRGGDPELFKRVQWAYEYLSEE, from the coding sequence GTGGACACCGGATGGCTCCTCGTCGGGGTAGCCGGCATCACCGGCGGCCTCGCACTGGTGCTCGTGGGGGCCGGCGTCGCGACGACGCCGCTGTTGCTCCCGGTCGGCCTCTGCTTCGGTCTCGTCGCCTACCTCGCGTGGGCGGCCGGGAGCTCGCGGGTCGTCTCGACCGTCTACGAGGAGGTCGGCGACCCCGGCCGGGAGGCGGCCGCCGACAGCCGGACCGGCCGACCCGAGGACCGTGCCGACCCGGACGGCAACTGGCGCGGCACCGCCGCCGACGGCGGCACCGACGCCGCGACGGGAGGCAGCGCCAGCGACTGCTTCGACGGCCCAGGGGGCCCGGACACCAGCCCCGGCCCCGGCACCCGTACCGGGCTCGGGCCGGACGGTGAGCGCATCTGGGACGCGCGCGAGCGCGACCGGGTCGGCGGCTGGGACGACTGGGACGCCGACTGGGAGTGGGCCGACCGCCACTGGCGCTCGTTCCAGCGGGAGTACGGCGACGCCGACTGGACCGAGTCCGAGGGGCGGAGACGGAGCGGGGCCTCCTCGACCGGGGACGAACAGGGCCAGCGGCGGGGCGCTGATCGCCGTGGCAGGACCCGACAGCGGAGCCGGACGGGCGGGCAGCGAGGCGAGGAGCGACACCGGGACCGGGGGCGCCGGAGCCGGCGCACGGGACCGAGCCAGCGGCGACGCGCCCGCCGGGAGCGCCGGGGGGACCAGCGAGCGAGGCGGGCCCGCGAACTGCTCGATGTCCCTGCCGACGCCGACGCAGAGACCATCCGCCGAGCCTACCGCGACCGGGTGAAGGAGGTCCACCCCGACCGGGGCGGCGATCCGGAGCTGTTCAAGCGGGTACAGTGGGCCTACGAGTACCTCAGCGAGGAGTAG
- a CDS encoding DUF7554 family protein, which translates to MLDRAALDVEDLLKIILVLVIVYIVINLAFDLIEFALAPLLGPLTNLIGLIIIVLIILYFLDYI; encoded by the coding sequence ATGCTCGATAGAGCCGCGCTCGACGTGGAGGATCTGCTGAAGATCATCCTCGTCCTGGTCATCGTCTACATCGTGATCAACCTCGCGTTCGACCTCATAGAGTTCGCGCTGGCCCCGCTTCTCGGGCCGCTGACCAACCTCATCGGCCTCATCATCATCGTCCTCATCATCCTCTACTTCCTCGATTACATCTGA
- the hjc gene encoding Holliday junction resolvase Hjc, whose product MANSNAKGDRRERELVNRLDERGFAVMRAPASGSATERELPDVLAGDGDSFYAIEAKSSAGDPIYLDGQEIENLVYFAQNFGAAPKVGVRFDREDWYFFHPADLYVTDGGNYRVKKEVALADGEDMDELTGHSERTGLDDYTDSEDEDEDEDGTGVRDVLLAFEGGAITLEEAAAMLE is encoded by the coding sequence ATGGCGAACTCGAACGCGAAGGGAGACCGCCGGGAGCGCGAACTCGTCAACCGGCTCGACGAGCGCGGCTTCGCGGTGATGCGGGCCCCCGCCTCGGGCAGCGCGACCGAGCGCGAACTCCCGGACGTGCTAGCGGGCGACGGCGATTCCTTCTACGCCATCGAGGCCAAATCCTCCGCGGGCGACCCCATCTACCTCGACGGCCAGGAGATCGAGAACCTGGTCTACTTCGCGCAGAACTTCGGCGCCGCCCCCAAGGTGGGCGTGCGCTTCGACCGCGAGGACTGGTACTTCTTCCACCCCGCCGACCTCTACGTCACGGACGGGGGGAACTACCGCGTGAAGAAGGAGGTCGCACTCGCCGACGGCGAGGACATGGACGAGCTGACGGGCCACTCCGAACGGACCGGCCTCGACGACTACACCGACAGCGAGGACGAGGATGAGGACGAGGACGGGACCGGCGTCCGGGACGTGCTGCTGGCGTTCGAGGGGGGCGCCATCACGCTGGAGGAGGCCGCGGCGATGCTGGAGTAG
- a CDS encoding substrate-binding domain-containing protein, whose protein sequence is MDRRDYLRVLGLGGAASLSGCVADGGGGSDGGSSSPSLAGGRLTLATATTAHDSGLLGALNPGFGEAFGVEVRTLVEGTGAALRTARDGDCDVVLVHARSLEDRFLREGHGVNRRALMRNDFLLVGPPDDPADAAGADITDAFRAVARAGAPFLSRGDDSGTHVRERRIWDAAGVDPAGAWYRETGRSMGDTLTTASEAGAYTLTDRGTFLTLRPDLGLAAHVDRGIADPPPLLRNDYGVIPVNPARHEVAYPLAMAYVGYLTGPAQATIRGFRRDGERAFHPTALAPEPRFEQYVPTDWPGE, encoded by the coding sequence ATGGACCGACGCGACTACCTTCGGGTGCTCGGCCTCGGTGGAGCGGCGTCGCTCTCGGGGTGTGTCGCGGACGGTGGGGGCGGCAGTGACGGCGGCAGCTCGTCGCCGTCGCTCGCTGGCGGCCGACTGACGCTCGCGACGGCGACGACCGCCCACGACAGCGGGCTCCTCGGCGCCCTCAACCCGGGGTTCGGGGAGGCGTTCGGCGTCGAGGTGCGGACGCTCGTCGAGGGGACCGGCGCGGCGCTACGCACCGCCCGGGACGGTGACTGCGACGTCGTCCTCGTCCACGCCCGCTCGCTGGAGGACCGCTTCCTCCGCGAGGGCCACGGCGTCAACCGCCGCGCACTCATGCGCAACGACTTCCTCCTCGTCGGCCCACCCGACGACCCGGCCGACGCCGCCGGTGCCGACATCACGGACGCGTTCCGCGCGGTCGCCCGCGCCGGGGCCCCGTTCCTCTCGCGGGGTGACGACTCGGGCACCCACGTCCGCGAGCGCCGCATCTGGGACGCCGCGGGCGTCGACCCGGCCGGCGCGTGGTACCGTGAGACCGGTCGGAGCATGGGCGACACGCTGACCACCGCCAGTGAGGCCGGCGCCTACACCCTCACGGACCGCGGGACCTTCCTCACGCTCCGGCCCGACCTCGGGCTCGCGGCCCACGTCGACCGCGGCATCGCCGACCCCCCGCCACTCCTGCGCAACGACTACGGCGTCATCCCGGTCAACCCGGCCCGCCACGAGGTCGCCTACCCGCTGGCGATGGCCTACGTGGGCTACCTGACCGGGCCGGCGCAGGCGACCATCCGCGGGTTCCGCCGCGACGGGGAACGGGCGTTCCACCCGACGGCGCTCGCGCCGGAGCCACGGTTCGAGCAGTACGTGCCGACGGACTGGCCGGGGGAGTGA
- a CDS encoding aryl-sulfate sulfotransferase — protein sequence MSRLAVAVLAVCLVLGPVAPVAAQDGAATTTANATAEPTPELGACTGTMANPADGVTVVSVQGARFRPEVKKTTARLVAFGPRGNVRWVHEPDGVVWSYDVDPLENGDLFLTATTRVEGEGKTKFIRFDPETQEPVWSVTADFHDTHDADLLDEHRIAVANMRDPDPANGTNGDSLLVYNRTSGETEWEWFFDDHYPPGVGGNYSDDWTHVNDIDPIRGGEAFLASPRNLDQAIIVNRSTGEIDARLGRDDRRSVLFEQHNPMYLESDSGRPTMLVADSENDRLVEYQLREGANATAGTAGPQGAWERTWTLGSADSFEWPRDADRLANGNTLVGDSRHNRVLEVTPEGEVVWEVYAPWLVYDVARVTNGNEDGGPTIADQGASGEYNLSGDTAFSLAEQEECAATLDAAAGRGSFLSSGGAVGGVVQRLGGVPVVVGIVGLLVAVGAALRFRDRLV from the coding sequence ATGTCACGACTCGCCGTCGCCGTGCTCGCGGTCTGTCTCGTCCTCGGGCCGGTGGCGCCCGTCGCCGCCCAGGACGGGGCGGCCACGACGACGGCCAACGCGACCGCCGAGCCGACGCCCGAACTCGGCGCCTGCACCGGGACGATGGCGAACCCCGCCGACGGCGTCACGGTCGTCAGCGTCCAGGGGGCGCGCTTCCGCCCGGAGGTGAAGAAGACGACCGCCCGCCTCGTCGCCTTCGGCCCCCGCGGCAACGTCCGCTGGGTCCACGAACCCGACGGCGTCGTCTGGTCGTACGACGTCGACCCGCTGGAGAACGGTGACCTGTTCCTCACGGCCACCACCCGCGTCGAGGGCGAGGGGAAGACGAAGTTCATCAGGTTCGACCCCGAGACCCAGGAACCGGTCTGGTCGGTCACGGCAGACTTCCACGACACGCACGACGCGGACCTGCTGGACGAGCACCGCATCGCCGTCGCCAACATGCGCGACCCGGACCCCGCCAACGGCACGAACGGCGACAGCCTCCTCGTCTACAACCGCACCTCGGGCGAGACCGAGTGGGAGTGGTTCTTCGACGACCACTACCCGCCCGGCGTCGGCGGCAACTACAGCGACGACTGGACCCACGTCAACGACATCGACCCCATCCGCGGTGGCGAGGCGTTCCTCGCCTCACCCCGGAACCTCGACCAGGCCATCATCGTGAACCGCTCGACCGGCGAGATCGACGCCCGCCTCGGCCGCGACGACCGGCGGTCCGTGCTGTTCGAGCAGCACAACCCGATGTACCTGGAGAGCGATTCGGGCCGGCCGACGATGCTCGTCGCCGACTCCGAGAACGACCGCCTCGTCGAGTACCAGCTCCGCGAGGGCGCGAACGCGACGGCCGGCACGGCGGGCCCGCAGGGTGCCTGGGAGCGCACCTGGACGCTCGGGAGCGCCGACTCGTTCGAGTGGCCCCGCGACGCCGACCGCCTGGCGAACGGCAACACGCTCGTCGGTGACTCCCGGCACAACCGCGTGCTCGAGGTGACGCCCGAGGGCGAGGTCGTCTGGGAGGTGTACGCCCCCTGGCTGGTGTACGACGTGGCGCGGGTCACCAACGGCAACGAGGACGGCGGCCCCACCATCGCCGACCAGGGCGCGTCCGGTGAGTACAATCTGAGCGGTGATACGGCGTTCAGTCTCGCCGAGCAGGAGGAGTGTGCCGCGACGCTGGATGCGGCTGCCGGCCGGGGTTCGTTCCTCTCTTCTGGCGGGGCCGTTGGCGGTGTGGTTCAGCGCCTCGGCGGGGTGCCCGTTGTGGTCGGTATCGTCGGGCTGTTGGTGGCTGTGGGTGCCGCCCTCCGTTTCCGTGACCGGCTGGTGTAG
- a CDS encoding 2'-5' RNA ligase family protein, with protein MPAYSLNVPVPSDVARLAAGLATECLTAEPREHHTMVLKRLGEAEDYRRLIGEVRDLLEGTGPIPARVEGVDTFEAPPSGQAPVAYLDVHSPGLMAVHEACCDIVDPFGQVLEGDEYEPHVTIARGGDAGQLRGRDAGPIDWEIERIDVWDAYHENVVESISLT; from the coding sequence GTGCCCGCGTACAGCCTCAACGTGCCCGTCCCCTCCGACGTCGCCCGGCTCGCCGCCGGCCTCGCGACCGAGTGCCTGACCGCCGAGCCCCGGGAGCACCACACGATGGTCCTGAAGCGCCTCGGCGAGGCCGAGGACTACCGCCGGCTCATCGGCGAGGTCCGGGACCTGCTGGAGGGGACGGGGCCGATTCCGGCCCGCGTCGAGGGCGTGGACACGTTCGAGGCCCCACCCAGCGGGCAGGCGCCGGTCGCCTACCTCGACGTCCACTCCCCCGGCCTGATGGCCGTCCACGAGGCCTGCTGTGACATCGTCGACCCGTTCGGCCAGGTGCTGGAGGGCGACGAGTACGAACCGCACGTGACCATCGCGCGTGGCGGCGACGCCGGCCAACTGCGCGGACGGGACGCGGGCCCCATCGACTGGGAGATCGAACGCATCGACGTCTGGGACGCCTACCACGAGAACGTCGTGGAGAGCATCTCGTTGACGTAG
- a CDS encoding DUF6663 family protein: MTEPSVPDAPDEPAGAGERPVSTDEPEDTDEPLLDGPYRVLESTRDRAEWLFIDPAGDPTYVPHEGHGALDERVRGLRPGYRVDAAFDWTGDEPRLESLDVLEGSLFAFVPHADPVFEAAQSCWETARREGQAMNSRVTYTTDGDPAGVVYTFADQPGQRDLFSEFRDGVKPLDPLVDRLAQGEDPPFEAFVLDPDGPYVVVYLVVEKDGMVADTVRDTYDLPRPDEPLLGAPGEGGDEGVESGPTTPTPEAPDAPRADSEGDDDTMDDDGFDLGDAVDDLPDGDG, encoded by the coding sequence GTGACGGAACCGAGCGTGCCGGACGCGCCCGACGAGCCCGCCGGGGCCGGGGAGCGACCGGTGTCGACGGACGAGCCGGAGGACACCGACGAGCCACTGCTCGACGGGCCGTACCGCGTCCTCGAGAGCACGCGCGACCGCGCGGAGTGGCTGTTCATCGACCCTGCGGGTGACCCGACGTACGTGCCCCACGAGGGCCACGGCGCCCTCGACGAGCGGGTCCGCGGGCTCCGGCCGGGCTACCGCGTCGACGCCGCGTTCGACTGGACCGGCGACGAGCCCCGCCTGGAATCGCTCGACGTGCTGGAGGGCTCGCTGTTCGCGTTCGTCCCGCACGCGGACCCCGTGTTCGAGGCCGCGCAGTCCTGCTGGGAGACCGCCCGCCGCGAGGGACAGGCGATGAACTCGCGGGTGACCTACACCACCGACGGCGACCCCGCCGGGGTCGTCTACACGTTCGCCGACCAGCCCGGGCAGCGCGACCTGTTCTCCGAGTTCCGCGACGGCGTGAAGCCGCTGGACCCGCTGGTCGACCGGCTCGCACAGGGCGAGGACCCGCCGTTCGAGGCGTTCGTCCTCGACCCCGACGGCCCCTACGTCGTCGTCTACCTCGTCGTCGAGAAGGACGGGATGGTGGCCGACACGGTCCGGGACACGTACGACCTGCCGCGCCCGGACGAGCCGCTGCTCGGGGCCCCCGGCGAGGGGGGCGACGAGGGAGTCGAGAGCGGGCCCACAACCCCGACGCCGGAGGCGCCCGACGCGCCACGGGCCGACAGTGAGGGAGACGACGACACGATGGACGACGACGGGTTCGACCTCGGCGACGCGGTCGACGACCTGCCGGACGGGGACGGCTGA